A DNA window from Mytilus edulis chromosome 14, xbMytEdul2.2, whole genome shotgun sequence contains the following coding sequences:
- the LOC139502471 gene encoding TPR repeat-containing protein DDB_G0287407-like has protein sequence MGSGSSKKNKETATKSNSNNTSENPKSDTAVKNHESESTKQNEEKKILPEKPDAVQNQTAMSKETKSAEASNQRKLSNGDHLSWMETDLSELMGGLELSDDPCVWEQYVDDLICKRKPEITPEKERRGWKTIRLFVSSTFKDMNNERDYLVKVIFPQLREWCEERKLRLVECDLRWGIPKDADTRETLTTCLSELERCQEENTYPYFLSLVSERFGWVPKIEEIPDDIRARYKWMPGMSVTTSEIMVGGYWGQNRNALFLMRTPDYLDHVKDEKVKSYLTEKNDNHRHSLNTLKKKLRTKYPKQVHDYSCTYEKEAEGKLYLSGFEEMGKRVLQHFKTMLSLQYPTDSLGLSPTLKDVLKLEHETFMFQRSQVLLGREESVQMIHSYIDDTVKEHVPLVLAGFPGSGKSALIAYTVKQCLTNKKYKVFYHFIGATPGSTDLFQILQRFFLEFMPEGTKMPDDLQEMKRYAHTMFKYAAQVAKKEGYQKIVVFLDALNQMDDDGDAHYLVWLPKKLPEGMRIIVSTLEGKCLNSLRDDPDRKSDEKKSIELSVDPLVKSIRKNIVCKILAEYNKRLDDEQLDILTDKPDAGRPLWLTVACEELRVFGEFRKLTQKIRDLPIDMIGLLQVVLGRIVKDHGNELVQATLCLVETSRFGLLETELFELLAMQPSIPGAKIADDLAFEGRLPMAKWALVYVGLRQFLRPCGSSGEGRLDFHHRTMSKAVRKMYLSDQVAQRWWHQRLTEYFDKCTDMERKAEELPYHLECSADKEKLKEVLLSQDMFKEMYKDNSKQQLMKYWRFIGGYQIASESYYDSLKRFITDNNLKEVLDWAPIQSKTASFLVDIGEYTIAEDMLSEVITTLVEKYGKDSKELCEPTYCMVNLLFKKALQYVYGAHPGYRECRVKGLKLSELCVAVNKKYFSKDKQYLGRVLLSCGYFERGTSCLEEAKNMFENINDQQGLAVALYMLGEKNQYHSDLSIPTEMFNKSMGLCSSMFGKFHLNTARCAQLHGQMLWNNWTNNRKPEFLENCLVLYQQEVEILCEVQGDLHPNTVRSREDVIIILQKLGRDEEAKKYQDQQPKEHSAL, from the exons atgggTAGTGGTTCAtcaaagaagaataaagaaacagCCACAAAATCTAATAGTAACAATACATCTGAAAATCCAAAGTCTGATACAGCAGTAAAAAACCATGAAAGTGAAAGTACCAAacaaaatgaagaaaagaaaatattgcCGGAAAAACCAGATGCAGTGCAAAATCAGACTGCTATGTCAAAAGAAACCAAATCGGCTGAGGCgagcaatcaaagaaaattatcCAATGGGGATCATCTGAGCTGGATGGAAACTGATTTGTCGGAGCTCATGGGTGGATTAGAATTAAGTGATGACCCTTGTGTTTGGGAACAATATGTGGATGATTTGATATGTAAAAGGAAACCAGAAATTACTCCAGAAAAAGAG AGGCGAGGTTGGAAGACAATTAGACTTTTTGTTAGTAGTACTTTTAAGGACATGAACAATGAACGTGACTATCTCGTAAAGGTCATATTTCCCCAACTCAGAGAGTGGTGCGAGGAAAGGAAACTGAGGCTGGTGGAGTGTGATTTAAGATGGGGAATACCAAAAGATGCTGACACTAGGGAAACATTAACAACATGTTTGTCAGAACTAGAGAG ATGTCAAGAAGAGAACACATATCCTTATTTTCTAAGTTTAGTATCTGAAAGATTTGGCTGGGTGCCAAAAATAGAAGAAATTCCAGATGACATCAGGGCAAG ATACAAATGGATGCCTGGGATGTCTGTCACTACATCAGAGATTATGGTTGGTGGATATTGGGGACAAAATAGAAAT GCTTTGTTTTTAATGAGAACACCAGATTATTTGGACCATGTTAAAGATGAGAAAGTGAAATCATATTTGACTGAGAAAAATGATAACCATAGACATTCATTGAATACCCTTAAAA aaaaattgAGGACAAAGTATCCAAAACAAGTTCATGACTACAGTTGTACATATGAAAAAGAGGCCGAAGGAAAACTTTACTTGAGTGGGTTTGAAGAAATGGGAAAAAGAGTGCTTCAGCATTTCAAGACAATGTTAAGTCTACAGTATCCCACCGATAGTCTTGGTCTGTCACCCACACTGAAAGATGTCTTGAAATTGGAACATGAGACTTTTATGTTTCAGCGTTCTCAG gtttTACTAGGAAGAGAAGAAAGTGTTCAGATGATACACAGCTATATTGATGACACAGTTAAAGAACATGTTCCATTGGTACTTGCAGGTTTTCCTGGGTCTGGTAAATCTGCCCTGATAGCTTATACTGTGAAACAGTGCCTTACAAATAAGAAATACAAG gtaTTTTACCATTTCATTGGAGCAACTCCAGGATCCACAGATTTATTccagatcttacaaagatttttCTTGGAATTTATGCCTGAGGGAACTAAGATGCCTGATGACTTACAAGAAATGAAAAGATATGCTCACACCATGTTTAAATATGCAGCTCAAGTTGCTAAGAAAGAAGGTTATCAAAAGATTGTTGTGTTTTTGGATGCTCTGAATCAGATGGATGATGATG GAGATGCTCATTATCTGGTTTGGTTACCGAAAAAACTGCCCGAAGGAATGAGGATCATTGTTAGTACATTGGAAGGAAAATGTCTCAATTCTCTCCGTGATGATCCAGATCGTAAATCTGACGAGAAGAAATCAATTGAATTGTCTGTTGATCCACTTGTTAAAAGTATTCGGAAAAATATCGTCTGTAAAATACTTGCTGAGTATAACAAAAGGCTAGATGATGAACAA TTAGATATTTTAACAGATAAGCCAGATGCTGGAAGGCCATTATGGCTGACCGTAGCATGTGAAGAACTCAGAGTTTTTGGTGAATTCAGAAAACTGACACAGAAAATAAGAGATCTACCTATTGATATGATTGGACTGTTACAAGTT gttttaGGCAGAATTGTGAAGGATCATGGGAATGAACTGGTACAAGCCACTTTGTGTTTAGTGGAGACATCAAGATTTGGACTTCTAGAAACAGAATTGTTTGAACTGCTGGCCATGCAGCCCAGTATACCTGGAGCAAAGATTGCAGATGATTTAGCTTTTGAAGGCAGACTTCCAATGGCAAAG TGGGCTTTAGTGTATGTTGGATTACGACAGTTTCTTCGTCCATGTGGGAGCTCGGGAGAAGGACGATTAGATTTTCACCACAGAACAATGAGTAAAGCTGTCAGAAAGATGTACCTATCGGACCAAGTGGCACAACGTTGGTGGCATCAAAGACTTACTGAATATTTCGACAAATG tacTGACATGGAAAGAAAAGCAGAAGAGTTGCCTTATCATCTAGAATGTTCTGCTGACAAGGAGAAATTAAAAGAAGTTCTGTTGTCACAAGATATGTTTAAAGAAATGTACAAAGACAACAGTAAACAGCAGTTAATGAAATACTGGCGTTTCATTGGTGGATACCAAATTGCATCAGAATCTTATTATGATTCTCTAAAGAGATTTATCACG GATaacaatttaaaagaagttttagaCTGGGCTCCCATACAATCAAAAACAGCCTCTTTCCTGGTAGACATTGGAGAGTATACTATTGCAGAAGATATGCTTAGTGAGGTCATCACAACACTTGTTGAAAAGTATGGCAAGGATTCTAAAGAGTTATGCGAACCAACTTATTGCATGGTCAATCTATTGTTCAAGAAAG CTTTACAGTATGTATATGGAGCACATCCAGGATACAGAGAGTGTCGTGTTAAAGGTTTAAAACTCTCAGAACTATGTGTGGCA gtaaataagaaatatttttccAAGGATAAACAATATCTTGGACGTGTTTTATTGTCCTGCGGATACTTTGAAAGAGGAACAAGTTGTTTGGAAGAAGCAAAGAATATGTTTGAGAATATTAACGACCAGCAGGGGTTAGCAGTGGCATTGTATATGTTGGGTGAAAAGAACCAGTATCACAGTGATTTAA GTATACCAACAGAAATGTTTAATAAATCTATGGGACTCTGTTCATCCATGTTTGGTAAATTTCACCTCAACACAGCCAGATGTGCACAGCTTCACGGACAGATGTTATGGAATAATTGG aCAAACAATCGTAAACCTGAATTCCTGGAAAACTGTCTAGTACTATATCAACAAGAAGTGGAGATTTTATGTGAAGTTCAAGGTGACCTCCATCCAAACACAGTACGTTCTAGAGAAGATGTCATAATAATCCTGCAGAAACTAGGGCGGGATGAAGAAGCTAAAAAATATCAAGATCAACAACCAAAGGAACACTCGGCTCTTTAG